Sequence from the Uloborus diversus isolate 005 chromosome 8, Udiv.v.3.1, whole genome shotgun sequence genome:
TATTGTCTAGTTATGGACGCTTTATCTTGGAAGAATctcgaacaattttttaatggcAAAATTATAACTGCATCACAGAGAAAAGAGTCAAGAATGAGTACATACCTATAAAACTGCGATCTGATGAAAAACAGCAACGTCATGTACTTAAGAAAGAAACTCTTAAAACATTTAAGTACCCCAGAAAATTTACTAATGGCGACCGAGAAGCATTAACactgttgattttaaaaaaagcggaaaaaacgTGGTGGGAGTGTCATTGAAAGACGCTATTTTAGGAATCTACTGATGGTGCTCGTGGAATATCGAATAAAAACTTGATAATGACAGTACAAGACAAATCCTGTTCATTATAGGTTGgctgcccataactagtcatttaccttaTACATAAGAACAAATTTTTTCTAATAAAGATGAACATACTGATATGGCAGTTCAAACCACTCCAGCCGTCGAAGCAGAAACATCTAGGTTGTTCCCTCATTTCATCCCATACACAACGTCCACGACCGCTGCAATTTCTACCTTGACAAGGATCtataattaaagaattaaaatattagTAGATCCGACGTCTTTGTCAAGTTGTCGGATACAGTCCAACATATATGACAAACCATAgattaataataagaatagaccgagctatggcaacccttctgctgctcataaaccaaaccatgtgactttTTGGTTTCCTAGCAACAGCtgacgttgatcgtagcagacgatcaacgcccgcgagaaataaaataaacaggattgatggaacacggaagaataaTCTTTTATGGAATCCtatttataaatttgttattctaaattgaaaatattttgtgaatatagtgagtttttcgtttacatagtattgtgcattttctttattcaatttcaagaattctctaagcaattaaaaatgcatgcgcccaaaaagaatcgacaaacggtaagatttttacctataatttcaatttaaggtaccgattagtacatttttgcgttaacgcaaaacgtttacgccattacgttcacgccaacgctgacgcagcagttccgaatgaaataaaagttactgaaaactgtgatcaaaaactaattactaatgtcacaataatgcataaataaaagaaaaagttcaatctctgcacctagaaaaaaatcataatgaaaacacattgcgTCTTAAAATACacgtcgagtgccaaactatagataatgttgccgtctagcaaccatgctgccaaagttttcgccaagcctctcaccagtcacatgatgtatccatgaaacaattttttcatcagcaagtctgggaaagctcggtctactcctattattagtctatgtgacaaactaacattaaagaaaaacgaTCTACCGATATGGCAGTCTTTACCACTCCAGCCGTCACTGCACACACAGTGTATTTCGCTTGATGGATACCAGTCACAGTATCCATGGCCACTGCAATTTTTCCCCGCACAAGgatcttgaaaaacaaaataaatctatatctatatatttataaatgtatatatactttaaaatttaGCTCCTCAAATCAAGCGAACTTTTTAACTCTTTGAAATAGGATTCTACTAACGGTTTTCAGAGCAATAATTTGATTAGAGCACTTTTGAGTCCTTTTGAGAAATCATTTGAGAATAGTTTTAAACACTGGCACATGGCCCTTCTCTTTGAACACTTTGTGGTGCACTTTTAAAAGCAATTGTTGGAAAATTCATTTGATTACACTAgtaatttttgctgtaaattttacAGCTATCTCGCAGTAAAGCTGTCAATTGCTGCCAAGCATGAAGGGCCCTCAGGAAGGACCTTTTTCGGAAGATATTCGTGACACCGGCCAACAGTGTTTTATTGCAACAGAAGTTCTAGAAGTTTCTGAGAGATTCCATTGAGTGATTATTGAAAAAAAGCTGCTGAAATCGTATTTGCACAAAAGAAGGCGATAATTTTACTAGCGTTCCTAcactaaaaaaatccgaaatgttactggtAATTTCCATGggacgtttcgggatttcacagattttcacctatttcctgaaaaaattaggtatctttgtcaaaaagtttcctgaattactccaAATTGACTACTCAATGTTGGAGGAAATATCTTTAtgtaccagtttaaagattaactgaatgtatttattaaaagtatCGACCCACAATCGACTATAGCCCATCAAGCTTGACTACACTCTAAATGACAGGGAATAAATCAGTTGCAATCCTTAGGGTTTTTTTCCGTCAAAAGGAAGTAAATGCCAATTATTTCACTGTGATAAACGATTTACGTACCATTTCCCCCTAAAAGTAGTTAAAGCAAAGTTGTTAGGGTCCACCAGTGGAGCAAGAGTCAGCGCCCGTGCGGTGGAGAGCGCAGTAAATGCCATTGAAGGTAAGTGAAGGTTAATTATCTTGGTTGGTCGAAGCCCATAgtataaaaaatggaaaacgcaGTAATTGCCACAATCCGCCTGGATTCTTATTTTGGGTGacctataaaaaatattatttggcaCTTACTGTGTTTGGCATTTTTATTCTTCAGTTCTCCGAAgtttccagaaacatgactggaaTTAACTGGAGATATTTCTGTAgtatttagaaattattcaaggATGATTTGAGGAATATCACTgacttttaacggaaaacgttccagTTTTTTGGACGATACATTACTGGTAGTAATTGGGCACAttaactgcccattattttccaagaacgtttctggATCGTTCCTGGATTGGATACACCTTTCACCGTAATTTTTACGGTGTAAGGTGTATGCAATCTGTTCTCAAATGAGTTCTTAAGGTTGAGCGGGTCACATTCGGAACAACTTCCGAGAACATTTCGGCTCACTTATTTCTTGACGGAGcacattcggaacacattttagtGCCTTTCgggcaactggaacactttttGTGAATTCCCAAACATTTTCCAATGTGTACTAGAAATATGAAGTAAGCGTATCAGACTTATTTTTGGTAGAGGTAGTTAGTTTGTTGAGGTAGTTACTCTCAACACAGTTTATACAGCAAGTGTGAAAATTGGAACTAAGTACTCAATTTTAGTTGGTTGTAGAGTGATAaacatttcaggggggggggagggggttatgagaaacatttcagaaattgcGCTGTCATGCAAAAGGACAATATTGTCTCCAAAGATCTTAGAGTACACTCTAAAAAGTAGTTAATTCTAAAAAGTAGTAACAGTCcctaaaaacaattcagaaacgttcctggtaAATGATGGGCAGCTGATGCGCTCAACTTCTGCTAGTGACgtcattaaaaaaatcagaaatggtTTTCTGTAAAAACCAGTAAATCGTCCTTAAATCTTTCTAAATCACAAAGAGATATCTTCCGTTAATGGTagtcatgtttctggaaattttagagaaatatgaaatatgtttttaagtagCAGCTTGAAGCGATCCTGATTTGCCAAGAAAGTTCCAATAGCACTATTGCAACGCTAAGACATAACTACAAGTACTAAGCACCTCAATTGCTTACAATTCTTGCAAAAACTGCGGAATCCAGaaacttatttgctcccattggaagttTAGTCAATCTGGAAGGGCCGTAATCGTTCGTAAGCTgacacacttaataaatacgttaAGTTAATCTTTAatctgggagctaaaaatattttttcccacagTGAGAAATCTACCTTCGTACATCTTGgagtaattcagaaaactttttgataaaTGTACTTAATTTTTACAGGAAATCCCGAAATGTTCAATGGAAATTACCAGtaatgtttcagaatttttttacactacatgaaaattatttcaaaaccaacAATCACTGGGATgggtttttaaagtatttattaactttaattaataacattatattttatttcgcTTTCAACGATATCATTATTAATAAGGAGAATTCTTTTTAGCAAAGTCtatatataataaaatttctCCGAAATAACGATGCACAATTCAGTTTAATTATTGCAATTTGTAGTGAGAACTTATTtagcattttatgcaaaaaaaaaaaaaaaaaacttttttttttttttgtcaaagagaATCCTCGAGAAAACACATGATTAAGAACACAATGTTCAAAGAGAATTTGTGCTCAGTTTTCATTTCAACatagtagaaaaaagaaaataaattaagcaaGTGAcaccaaatttattttacacattaaatatatgttttactaAGCTGTAAAGTATCACTGATGTTTAATAATGCTACATACTTATTTAAAACTCCTTCagcttttcaattttccttaCAGATGTTATCCAACCTTTTAATGCTGATTTGCTAACTAAATTTTGTCTGCAAAAGTTTTTCGATAAAAATAGTTCCAGACATAAATTGCAGTTCAAGTTACATATTAGTGCAAACCTTTTTCGCATTTTTCTCCAGACCAACCCTTATAGCACCGACACTGCGGCAGCTCCTCCTTCTCATTCCATACGCAATCACCATGAACTCCACAGTTAAAGCCACTACATAAGTCTGAAACGAATTCCAAATAGTTTcgcagtattttaatttttttttaaataatttttcaacagaaatgaagaatttaattttaaatgcgaGTCTTAATACATACCCGTTTCGCATTTGTCACCGGACCAACCATCCTTACACAGGCATTTTGGCTTCATATCTTGTTCATTAAATATGCAACTTCCCATTTCACCACATTCAAGTTCTTTGCACAAATCTGAAAAGATTTCctaatatgcaatttttattttgttggtaACGTTTTTTCCGGTATAGACTTCAAataaaattgatattaaaaaacaaatgagtgTATTTATCATATCAGTACAAACCTATTTCACATTTTTCACCGGACCAACCATTCTTACAAAAACATTTCggcttcatttctttttcattccatACGCAATAACCCATTTCTCCGCAGCTAAATTCACCACATAAATCtagaaataaaaaagatttccaaattgttttttcataaatcaattatattagtactttttttctggcACATACTTTTAGCTAAAAATGAGGGGTTAGTGTATGTATCATCTTTGTGCGATATATTTAAAAATGGCTTGCGCAGATATTAACTAAGCACAAGCCTGTTTTGCAAAGTTTGCCAGACCAACCCTCATGGCACCGACACTGGCTTCTCTTCCTTCTCATTCCATACGTAATCACCATTAACTCGACAGTTAAAGTCACTACATAAGTCTGAATTAATTCCAAatagttttataatatttttatatttttttcatttttttaaaaaacagaaatgagGAATTTAGTATTAAAGGCGAGTGTATCGTCTTAATACATACCCGTTTCGCATTTGTCGCCGGACCAACCATCCTTACACAGGCATTTTGGCTTCATATCTTGTTCATTAAATATGCAGCTTCCCATTTCCCCACATTCAAGTGCTTTGCACAAATCTGAAAAGATTTCctaatatgcaatttttattttgttggtaACGTTTTTGCCGGTATAGACTTCAAataaaattgatattaaaaaacaaatgagtgTATTTATCATATCTGTACAAACCTATTTCACATTTTTCACCGGACCAACCATTCTTACAAAAACATTTCggcttcatttccttttcattccaTACGCAATAACCCATTTCTCCGCAGCTAAATTCACCACATAAATCtagaaataaaaaagatttccaaattgttttttcataaatcaattatattagtactttttttctggcACATACTTTTAGCTAAAAATGAGGGGTTAGTGTATGTATCATCTTTGTGCGATATATTTAAAAATGGCTTGCGCAGATATTAACTAAGCACAAGCCTGTTTTGCAAAGTTTGCCAGACCAACCCTCATGGCACCGACACTGGCTTCTCTTCCTTCTCATTCCATACGTAATCACCATTAACTCGACAGTTAAAGTCACTACATAAGTCTGAATTAATTCCAAatagttttataatatttttatatttttttcatttttttaaaaaacagaaatgagGAATTTAGTATTAAAGGCGAGTGTATCGTCTTAATACATACCCGTTTCGCATTTGTCGCCGGACCAACCATCCTTACACAGGCATTTTGGCTTCATATCTTGTTCATTAAATATGCAGCTTCCCATTTCCCCACATTCAAGTGCTTTGCACAAATCTGAAAAGATTTCctaatatgcaatttttattttgttggtaACGTTTTTGCCGGTATAGACTTCAAataaaattgatattaaaaaacaaatgagtgTATTTATCATATCTGTACAAACCTATTTCACATTTTTCACCGGACCAACCATTCTTACAAAAACATTTCggcttcatttccttttcattccaTACGCAATAACCCATTTCTCCGCAGCTAAATTCACCACATAAATCtagaaataaaaaagatttcCAAATTGTTTTTTCATGAATCAATTatattagtactttttttctgacACATACTTCTAACTAAAAATGAGCGGTGAGTGCATGTATCATCTTTGTGCGATATATTTCAAAATGGCTTGAGCAGATGTCAACTAAGCACAAGCCTGTTTTGCGAATTTTGTCAGATCAACCATCCTTACACCAATATACCGGCTTCATATCGTCGGCTGAGTACTACAACTGGGCAAATACAAATTTGGTGAAAAATTGAATGATGTACTTATATTGACAATTATTGTTCGAAAAAAgacatgattatttttaatttaataaaacttaGAAGTGGTAGTTTAACAACATTTAATTCAAGCCTTCACATTCCCCCGAAATCGCAAAAAAATCTTAACTTAAGGAGTTTCCCCCAAGCAATGTTAAAAACTAAATTGTATTTACCTACTCGTAGCATTCACCCCACGATACCATCACCATTCCATATGCACTTCGATTTTTTCTACATTTGATTTTGCTActttagggggtccgggacacaaaaatcgtcaaattttgaatttatttttaattatttaaaaacaaacatctgttattttctgctcaaaatgacgtttgaattttgtttgtatcttaaatagaacgaaaataaataaataaatatttttgttgcatgcatttaattaatattatttttgactttaaaactttaagctcgtttttctccatgatgcaatgtttcccgattttttgcattgaaacacTTTTAGTCAAGAACTGATAAGGTAATAAAAGTTGTCCAATAATTTACGataatttttatttggcaaatttgaaaaaaaaaaaaaaaagaagaaaaagaaaacgtaaactgacaaaaatttgattttttttttaaagtatttttgaagttttcgaaattgttcttcaaatattttctattttttatttaattaaatacagtcgaaccccggtttaaaaaacctctatttaacgTATTTTGCGATTCAGAGaattttctttttccccgactaaaTAAAGGCAAAACCCACTATTTACCGAATAACGAAATATTTCAACAgccaggggaaaaaaatattggttaaatTGAGTTACTAAatgttggattgttttccaaatggcTTAACCTATCTTGTCCGAagtagaaaaagacttttcttgaaatCGGCAATTTTCAACGGGCAGTTTTTGACCGATcaatagcgattctgatgcagaaagcaataatgaaactcccattaaaactattactttttCCAATGCTTTACATGgtctggaaactgtaaaaacatacctcatgcagcaggctgtaaattaCTCAGCATTTTCTTCTTCCCATAAAGTTGAAAGAGAagtatttcgagtcaagtatcaaggaaattgtcaaacatttaTTGCTCAGtcttaagaatttaaatttaacttgTGTCGCGGAATGCTGAAtgaaaaatgtacattttctaacgatggatatttttgtgcagttgcttattagagCGTTTATATAAGACttatggtacccgcacggctttgcccgtaatagaaaagttaaaggacttttggttcgcttgtatatttacaaaaaatgtatggtgaattttctcgccatttggcttgtacccatgttacggttccacgtaatgataatttcgtaatttactagtccatcatatgatagttttgttcttaaaattggaatagaaaaagaaccacatccaattttcgaaaaatcgcttcgaggtgcacactcacatgctacaaactaactttgtgccaaatttcatgaaaatcggccgaacggtctaggcgctacgcgcgtcacagagatccggacagacagagggactttcagctttattattagtaaagataagtgcCTCATttttactctcccccccccctatattaccagtaaccccgatttaacgtataaaatttTGTGTCCCAATGAATTCGTTAAAGCGGGGtcctattgtatttttaaaattgccgaataaaaattaaagcttaggtaTTTGCGCACagatttttgggggaaaaaaaaaatgaggattgatcaagaatattttgagttttagcgatttaaagcaaccctattgaacaaaattaaataagaaaattgtttttaatatttatgctacactaaaaaaattcagaaacattactgactGTTCCCGTGTAACCTTTCGGCATTTCAagggtttttatccacttcctggaaatatcaagtatcattgacaaaaaagtttcctgaactgctacaagttgcacgaattcAGACTTCTTTCtgtcgtaaaaaatattttgagcttccagtttaaagatgaaTTGAGAGTATTTCTCCCAAagagagcgaataagtatggagtTTGCAGCTTTGCGAGAATTGCAAGAAAGTGAGATGCtcgatacttacttgcaattctagcttagctttggccatggctgcaatactgcttttggcacTGTTTTCATAAATCAGGAAGTTGCCAAACTAATATTATCCCTACTCAAAATAACTTTGAACTTCCAGGGACACAAcgactttaaacgggaagatttctggatttttcagaaaggttactgaattttatcggaaaaattTCTTGGTtcttgcgagatatgttactagcagaaagtgggcacatcagctgcctattattttccaggaatgtttctgaatcgtttttacagtgtatgatttTACTAATAAAGTAGATAgttaatcagtgcaaaaaatttcaaagctctaaactgtttaataaataatttt
This genomic interval carries:
- the LOC129227968 gene encoding protein jagged-1-like gives rise to the protein MGDCVFNNDDMKPHCRCKNGWTGDKCETDLCGARDCGEMGYCVWNEKERKTQCLCKNGWSGENCETDLCSDFDCGEMGSCIFNEQDMKPRCLCKDGWSGDKCEADLCGEFSCGEMGYCVWNEKEMKPKCFCKNGWSGEKCEIDLCKALECGEMGSCIFNEQDMKPKCLCKDGWSGDKCETDLCGEFSCGEMGYCVWNEKEMKPKCFCKNGWSGEKCEIDLCKALECGEMGSCIFNEQDMKPKCLCKDGWSGDKCETDLCGEFSCGEMGYCVWNEKEMKPKCFCKNGWSGEKCEIDLCKELECGEMGSCIFNEQDMKPKCLCKDGWSGDKCETDLCSGFNCGVHGDCVWNEKEELPQCRCYKGWSGEKCEKGPCQGRNCSGHGYCEWDPQYERPRCICQDGWIGPNCQTTACEERDCNKNGVCLWDPVEKVPRCLCETGWTGKDCQLNACQYRDCNQNGICLWDQTQKAPVCMCKSGWAGKDCELKTATENRYSNLRLLLMFAVITTCAILFFICLIILMCRNKRLEEKLLP